CGGCCAGGTGGTAGATCTTGCTCTTGTCCTTGAGATTCTGCTGCGCGACCTTCTCCGTCGAGCCTTCGAGATGGGCGCCGTTCATGATCAGCATCGAGGCGCGCGAGAGCACCTCGGCGTCGGACGGCTTCGGCTCGAACGTATGCGAGTCCACGCCGTCGGGAATCAGGCCGTGGACGTGAATGCGGTCGCCGCCGATGTTGAGCACGATGTTGGTGAGCGGCGCGACCGTCGTCGCAACCTTGAGCCTGCCGTCGTGGGCGGTGAAGTTGTCGTCCGTCCCTGCCTCGCCGGCGCCGGGCCTGGCCGAGCTGGATGAGCAGCTCGTCAGCACCCAGAGCGCCAGCAGAACGGGCAACGCCAGCAGCCACGCGGTGCGGCGGGGCCGTCGAAGGAGCGCAGCAGACATCGGTGGCCACCGTACAGGCAGGAGTGCGCTCGCGGCCGCGGCGCGCCACTCCCACTATACGGTCTAATTGCAAGCAGCCGCAATTGCGTCTGTATGTGAGTAGCGTGATTGCCATGACACTGGCAGACGCCCGCGCACCGGGCCCGCGGCGGCGAGCGCGCGGCTTCCGGCGCGTCAACGGTCGGAGCGCGCCGGTGTAATCTCGCCGCGCCGCGCGGAGCCGGTGCGGGCTAGCCGTCAAACGGCGGGCGCTGCATGCCCTCGGGTATCGCCAGCTCGAAGGCGCGGGCCGCCTGCAGCACCAGCAGATCGTCGCCGAAGCGGCCGGCGATCTGCACGGCCACCGGCAGGCCGTCCGGCGTGAAGCCACAGGGCATGCTGGCCACCGGCTGGCCGGTGCCATTGAACGGCGCGGTGAAGGCGATCAGGCCGAAGGTGTTGGGTTGCTCTTCACCGTTGATCGTGAAGGTGCGGGCGCCGATCGGGATCGCGGCGTTGGGCAGCGCCGGCGTGAGCAGCAGATCGTGCTGATCGAAGAAGGTCGCCGCTCGCCGCCGCCACTGCCGCAGCGCGATCAGGGCGTCGAAGTACTGCAGGAGTGAGGTCTTCTCCAGCTCCTGCAGGCCGTGGCGCACGACGGGTGTGAGGTCTTCGGCGTGTTCGCGCTGCAGCGCCGCGCGCTCGGCGCTGAAGTTGCCTGCGGCCCCGGCCACGCGCCAGGCCTCAAGCCCCTCGCCGGCGCCTTCGGGCGCGGCCTGCGCGATCGTGCCGACCGCGCCCTCGAAGCGCCGCACGGCCCGCTCGCAGACTTCGAGATAGATGCCGTCGCAGCGGGCGTAGCCGAGGTCCGGCGTCCAGGCGACGCGTAGGTTCCGCGGCAGCGCATCGACGTTTTCGGCAAACGCGGCGGCGGGGCCGATCTGGGAGAAGGGATCGCGCACATCCGGCCCGGCGCAGCCATCCATGTACAGCGCCAGGTCGTGCACACTTCGCGCCAGCGGCCCCTCGTGCGAGAAGAACTCGCCGGTGAGGTTGAACGACGTGTCGCGGGCGATGCGGCCCAGCGAGGGCTTGAACCCCGGCACGCCGCACATCGCCGCGGGGATGCGGATCGAGCCGCCGAAGTCGGTGCCCAGCGCCAGCGGGCCGAGGCCGGCCGCGACCGCCGCGCCGGCGCCACCGCTGGAGCCGCCGGGCGTGCATCCCAGGTTCCAGGGGTTGCGGGCCGATTCGCCCAGGCGGTTCTCATTGGTGGGCAACGAGCCGAACTCGGGTGTGTTGGTCTTGCCCAGCAGCACGGCGCCGGCCGCGCGCAGCCGCGCCACACTCCAGGCGTCGGCCTCTGGTACGTAGTCCTTGTACAACAGCGAGCCGTAGGTCATCGGCATGCCGCGCACCTGGACCAGGTCCTTGATCGAGGTCGGCACGCCCGCGAGCGCGCCGGCGTTGCCGGCGCGGTAGGCCGCCTCGGCGGCGCGGGCGGCGCGCAGGGCGCCGTCGGCATCGACGTACAGAAAGGCGTGCAGCGCCGGGTTCAGCCGTCCAATCCGGG
This DNA window, taken from Dehalococcoidia bacterium, encodes the following:
- a CDS encoding amidase family protein; the protein is MTTATTTDLCFTSAAELLAGFRAGTLSPVEVTEAVLARIGRLNPALHAFLYVDADGALRAARAAEAAYRAGNAGALAGVPTSIKDLVQVRGMPMTYGSLLYKDYVPEADAWSVARLRAAGAVLLGKTNTPEFGSLPTNENRLGESARNPWNLGCTPGGSSGGAGAAVAAGLGPLALGTDFGGSIRIPAAMCGVPGFKPSLGRIARDTSFNLTGEFFSHEGPLARSVHDLALYMDGCAGPDVRDPFSQIGPAAAFAENVDALPRNLRVAWTPDLGYARCDGIYLEVCERAVRRFEGAVGTIAQAAPEGAGEGLEAWRVAGAAGNFSAERAALQREHAEDLTPVVRHGLQELEKTSLLQYFDALIALRQWRRRAATFFDQHDLLLTPALPNAAIPIGARTFTINGEEQPNTFGLIAFTAPFNGTGQPVASMPCGFTPDGLPVAVQIAGRFGDDLLVLQAARAFELAIPEGMQRPPFDG